The sequence TCACCGCACCTGGTGCCGATTCCGCATGCCGATCCCCTCGCCCTCGACCCAGAAGAGGCGCTCCTCGGGGCGCTGGCGAGCTGCCACATGCTGTTCTTTCTTCATCTGGCCTCGCAGGAGGGCCTCGTGGTGCGCATCTACGAGGACGCCGCGGAGGGTAGGCTCGCGACCGACGCGGACGGCGGGATGAGCCTCGCCTGGGCGCGTCTGTCGCCGAGCGTCGACTTCGAGGCGATGCTCGGCGACGACGCGCTCGTGGACCTGCACGCGCGCGCCCACGCCCGCTGCATCGTGGCGCGCTCGCTCCGTACCCGCGTGGAAATCGCCCCGAGGCCGGCGACTACCACCCTCCGGATATGACGGGAATTCGGGCGTTCGCCGAGGGAAGATAGGCGAGCCGGTCGAGCGCGATCCGCGCCGGCGAGAAGCCGATCTCGGACAGCCCGGCGATCATGCCCGTCGCGATCGCCACCGCGATCCCCGCGCCGGGACAGCGGTGCGCGCCCTCCGAGAAGGTGTGCAGGACGGGGTCGCGGCGCGCGGGATCGAACACGTCGGGCTCGGGGTTCGCCGCCT comes from Salinarimonas sp. and encodes:
- a CDS encoding OsmC family protein codes for the protein MTSRSAIRTRIVWTGETRMDGAYSRGHLWMPDGGHAIKASASPHLVPIPHADPLALDPEEALLGALASCHMLFFLHLASQEGLVVRIYEDAAEGRLATDADGGMSLAWARLSPSVDFEAMLGDDALVDLHARAHARCIVARSLRTRVEIAPRPATTTLRI